In a genomic window of Coturnix japonica isolate 7356 unplaced genomic scaffold, Coturnix japonica 2.1 chrUnrandom633, whole genome shotgun sequence:
- the ZNRD1 gene encoding DNA-directed RNA polymerase I subunit RPA12, protein MDPPPPSPFAAPLDFCPECGSVLPHIGPTPKAPPCLHCGFTPRRDGLEGRTLRTVLELNPLQALMGRGAAAAPQVAGPLVERRCSRCGFGAMQYRVGQTRGADEGQTVFYHCPQCRFQEKEDS, encoded by the exons GATCCTCCCCCCCCGTCCCCCTTTGCTGCCCCGTTGGATTTCTGCCCCGAATGCGGCTCCGTTCTGCCCCACATCGGCCCCACCCCAAAGGCTCCACCGTGTCTCCACTGCGGCTTCACCCCACGGCGCGATG GTTTGGAGGGCCGGACGCTGCGCACGGTGCTGGAGCTGAACCCACTGCaggcacttatggggcggggggcggcTGCTGCCCCACAAGTTGCGGGACCTCTG GTGGAACGCCGCTGTTCGCGCTGTGGGTTCGGGGCCATGCAGTACCGTGTGGGGCAGACCAGGGGGGCCGACGAGGGGCAGACTGTGTTCTACCATTGCCCACAGTGCCG